In the genome of Phlebotomus papatasi isolate M1 chromosome 2, Ppap_2.1, whole genome shotgun sequence, one region contains:
- the LOC129804209 gene encoding mucin-2, which produces MKLLIVVALVNAFVSADVSHILQPQTADGAYIYEIPKIQLCANGKVGPPCEESTNQNREYLPPKCPDGYTGIYPKCVPPRCPSGYTGQYPDCRRPTTPTPRCAPGLLGEYPNCYAPTTTPAPRCPPGTFGQYPDCRRPTTTPAPRCPSGYTGVYPNCRAPTTTQAPRCPLGQLGTYPNCYSPTTTPAPRCAPGLLGTYPNCYAATTTPAPRCAPGLVGIYPNCYAPTTTPAPRCPSGYTGVYPNCAPPTTTPAPRCAPGFVGVYPDCRRPTTTPAPRCPSGQLGTYPNCYSPTTTPAPRCPPGYTGVYPNCAPPTTTPAPRCPPGQLGRYPNCYSPTTTPAPRCAPGLLGTYPNCYAPTTTPAPRCAPGFVGVYPDCRRPTTTPAPRCPAGQLGTYPNCYSPTTTPAPRCPPGYTGVYPNCAPPTTTPAPRCPPGQLGRYPNCYSPTTTPAPRCAPGLLGTYPNCYAPTTTPAPRCAPGFVGVYPDCRRPTTTPAPRCPAGYSGVYPDCYKPTTQRNTYLPPSPTTPAPRCAPGFVGVYPDCRRPTTTPAPRCAPGQLGTYPNCYSPTTTPAPRCPAGYTGVYPNCAPPTTTPAPRCPPGQLGRYPNCYAPTTTPAPRCAPGFVGVYPDCRRPTTTPAPRCAPGLLGTYPNCYAPTTTPAPRCPAGQLGTYPNCYSPTTTPAPRCPPGYSGVYPNCRAPTTTPAPRCPPGQLGRYPNCYAPTTTPAPRCAPGFVGVYPDCRRPTTTPAPRCAPGLLGTYPNCYAPTTTPAPRCPAGQLGTYPNCYSPTTTPAPRCPPGYSGVYPNCRAPTTTPAPTCARGQLGTYPNCYSPTTTPAPRCAPGFVGVYPDCRRPTTTPAPRCPAGYSGFYPDCYKPTTERNTYLPPSPSPTTTPAPRCPPGTTGFYPNCRRPTTPTPRCAPGLVGTYPNCYAPTTTPAPRCPPGYSGVYPNCRAPTTTPAPRCPVGQLGTYPNCYSPTTTPAPRCPPGYTGVYPNCAPPTTTPAPRCPPGQLGRYPNCYSPTTTPAPRCAPGLLGTYPNCYAPTTTPAPRCAPGFVGVYPDCRRPTTTPAPRCPAGQLGTYPNCYSPTTTPAPRCPPGYTGVYPNCAPPTTTPAPRCPPGQLGRYPNCYSPTTTPAPRCPAGTTGVYPDCRRPTTTQTPYCPAGTTGVYPDCRAPTTTPAPRCPQGTYGTYPDCRRPTTPTPRCAPGLLGTYPNCYAPTTTPAPRCAPGLLGTYPNCYAPTTTPAPRCPTGQLGTYPNCYFPTTTPAPRCPPGYTGVYPNCAPPTTTPAPRCAPGLLGTYPNCYAPTTTPAPRCPPGQLGRYPNCYSPTTTPAPRCPAGYSGVYPDCRPPQTTPAPRCAPGLQGVYPNCYAPTTQRPVPKCPAGTVGVYPNCEEEGYFYPKPSVPFVF; this is translated from the exons ATG AAATTACTAATTGTGGTGGCGTTGGTCAACGCCTTTGTGAGTGCTGATGTGTCGCACATACTGCAACCCCAAACTGCCGATGGCGCGTACATTTATGAAATACCTAAAATCCAATTGTGTGCAAATGGCAAAGTAGGACCACCGTGTGAAGAATCAACAAATCAGAACAGAGAATACTTGCCACCAAAGTGCCCAGACGGATACACTGGAATATATCCTAAATGTGTACCTCCCAGGTGCCCATCTGGATACACTGGGCAATACCCAGATTGCCGTCGCCCAACTACCCCAACCCCAAGGTGCGCTCCAGGGCTACTAGGAGAGTATCCTAATTGTTATGCACCAACTACTACCCCTGCTCCAAGGTGTCCACCTGGAACCTTTGGACAGTACCCAGACTGCCGTCGTCCTACGACCACACCAGCTCCTCGCTGCCCCTCAGGATACACTGGAGTGTACCCAAATTGTCGCGCACCAACAACAACTCAGGCACCTCGATGCCCTCTTGGTCAATTAGGAACATATCCTAACTGCTATTCCCCAACAACGACACCAGCTCCTAGGTGTGCTCCGGGACTTCTTGGAACATATCCAAATTGTTATGCTGCCACTACAACTCCAGCACCCAGATGCGCTCCTGGACTCGTAGGAATTTACCCCAATTGCTATGCTCCAACGACAACACCAGCGCCAAGATGCCCTTCAGGATACACTGGAGTATACCCCAATTGTGCTCCACCAACCACAACCCCTGCCCCACGATGTGCTCCTGGATTCGTCGGAGTATATCCTGACTGTAGGCGTCCTACTACAACACCCGCTCCACGATGCCCCTCTGGTCAATTGGGTACATACCCCAATTGCTATTCTCCAACAACAACGCCAGCTCCAAGATGTCCTCCAGGTTACACTGGAGTCTATCCCAATTGTGCACCACCAACGACCACTCCAGCACCTAGATGCCCTCCTGGACAATTGGGAAGGTATCCTAACTGCTATTCCCCAACAACAACGCCTGCACCTAGATGCGCTCCTGGATTATTGGGAACGTATCCTAACTGCTATGCACCCACGACAACTCCTGCACCAAGATGTGCTCCTGGATTTGTAGGAGTGTACCCTGATTGCAGGCGCCCAACTACAACCCCAGCTCCTAGATGTCCCGCTGGTCAATTGGGTACATATCCCAATTGCTATTCCCCAACAACAACACCAGCTCCAAGATGTCCTCCTGGATATACTGGAGTTTACCCCAACTGTGCTCCTCCAACCACAACTCCAGCACCTAGATGTCCTCCTGGTCAGTTGGGAAGGTATCCTAACTGCTATTCCCCTACAACTACTCCAGCACCTAGATGCGCTCCTGGACTATTGGGAACATATCCTAACTGCTATGCCCCTACGACTACTCCCGCCCCAAGATGTGCCCCAGGTTTCGTTGGAGTCTATCCTGATTGTCGTCGTCCAACGACAACACCTGCACCAAGATGTCCTGCAGGATATTCCGGTGTCTATCCTGACTGCTACAAGCCTACGACACAACGTAACACCTACTTGCCTCCATCTCCTACAACTCCGGCTCCTCGATGTGCACCAGGATTTGTAGGAGTTTATCCTGACTGTAGGCGTCCTACTACTACACCGGCCCCCCGATGCGCCCCTGGCCAATTGGGAACATACCCCAACTGTTACTCCCCTACCACAACACCTGCACCAAGATGTCCTGCAGGATATACAGGAGTTTATCCCAACTGCGCTCCTCCAACCACTACTCCAGCACCTAGATGTCCTCCTGGTCAGTTGGGAAGGTATCCTAACTGCTATGCCCCTACAACTACTCCAGCTCCTAGGTGTGCCCCAGGATTCGTCGGAGTTTATCCTGACTGTCGTCGTCCCACAACTACACCGGCCCCAAGGTGCGCTCCTGGCCTCTTAGGAACATATCCTAACTGCTATGCTCCTACAACCACTCCAGCTCCACGCTGCCCTGCTGGTCAACTGGGAACATACCCCAATTGCTATTCCCCAACTACAACACCAGCTCCAAGATGTCCACCTGGATACAGTGGGGTGTACCCGAATTGTCGTGCCCCAACCACTACTCCAGCACCTAGATGTCCTCCTGGTCAATTGGGAAGGTATCCTAACTGCTATGCCCCTACAACTACTCCAGCTCCTAGGTGTGCCCCAGGATTCGTCGGAGTTTATCCTGACTGCCGTCGTCCCACAACAACACCGGCCCCAAGGTGCGCTCCTGGCCTCTTAGGAACATATCCTAACTGCTATGCTCCTACAACCACTCCAGCTCCGCGCTGCCCTGCTGGTCAATTGGGAACATATCCCAATTGCTATTCCCCAACAACAACACCAGCTCCAAGATGTCCACCTGGATACAGTGGGGTGTACCCGAATTGTCGTGCACCAACCACTACTCCAGCACCAACATGCGCTCGTGGTCAGTTAGGAACATACCCTAACTGCTATTCTCCAACAACAACACCTGCCCCTAGGTGTGCCCCAGGATTTGTTGGAGTGTATCCAGATTGCCGTCGTCCAACGACTACTCCTGCTCCAAGATGTCCAGCAGGATATTCTGGATTTTATCCCGACTGCTATAAGCCCACAACAGAACGAAACACTTACTTGCCTCCAAGTCCTTCACCCACCACAACACCAGCACCAAGATGCCCACCAGGAACAACCGGTTTCTACCCAAATTGTCGCCGCCCAACAACACCAACTCCAAGATGTGCACCAGGACTCGTAGGTACATATCCTAACTGTTATGCTCCTACAACTACGCCAGCTCCAAGATGTCCACCTGGATACAGTGGAGTGTACCCCAACTGTCGTGCACCAACCACCACTCCAGCACCACGATGCCCCGTTGGTCAATTAGGAACATACCCTAACTGCTATTCTCCAACAACAACACCAGCTCCAAGATGTCCTCCAGGTTACACTGGAGTCTATCCCAATTGTGCACCACCAACCACTACACCAGCACCTAGATGCCCTCCCGGACAACTGGGACGATATCCCAACTGCTATTCCCCAACAACAACACCTGCACCTAGATGCGCTCCTGGATTATTGGGAACGTATCCTAACTGCTACGCTCCTACGACAACCCCTGCTCCACGATGCGCTCCAGGATTCGTCGGAGTGTACCCTGACTGCAGGCGTCCAACTACAACCCCAGCTCCTAGATGCCCCGCTGGTCAATTAGGAACCTACCCTAACTGCTATTCTCCAACAACAACGCCAGCTCCAAGATGCCCACCTGGATATACTGGAGTTTACCCCAACTGTGCTCCTCCAACCACAACTCCAGCACCTAGATGTCCTCCTGGTCAGTTGGGAAGGTATCCTAACTGCTATTCCCCTACAACTACTCCAGCTCCTAGGTGTCCTGCTGGAACAACAGGTGTATATCCTGACTGCAGGCGTCCAACAACTACGCAAACTCCATACTGCCCAGCTGGTACAACTGGAGTCTACCCTGACTGTCGCGCACCAACTACCACTCCTGCACCTAGGTGTCCACAAGGAACTTACGGAACATATCCAGACTGTCGCCGTCCAACCACACCTACTCCACGATGTGCACCCGGTCTTTTGGGAACATATCCTAACTGCTATGCTCCCACAACAACACCTGCACCTCGATGCGCCCCGGGACTGTTAGGTACATATCCTAACTGTTATGCACCAACGACAACTCCTGCTCCAAGGTGCCCGACTGGTCAATTAGGAACGTACCCTAACTGTTACTTCCCAACAACTACTCCAGCACCTAGATGTCCTCCAGGATACACTGGTGTCTATCCCAACTGTGCTCCACCGACAACTACACCAGCACCACGCTGTGCTCCAGGACTTCTAGGAACATATCCCAATTGTTACGCCCCTACAACGACTCCAGCACCTCGTTGTCCACCTGGTCAATTAGGAAGGTATCCCAACTGTTATTCACCAACAACAACACCAGCTCCTAGGTGTCCAGCTGGATACAGTGGTGTTTACCCAGACTGCCGACCACCCCAAACTACTCCAGCTCCAAGATGCGCTCCAGGACTTCAGGGAGTGTACCCCAATTGTTATGCCCCAACGACCCAACGTCCAGTTCCCAAATGTCCGGCTGGAACCGTGGGCGTCTACCCCAACTGCGAAGAGGAAGGATACTTCTACCCGAAACCGTCTGTGCCATTTGTATTCTAA
- the LOC129804213 gene encoding shematrin-like protein 1 isoform X1, translated as MASLKIIVLFVAAIVGIVSAASAPLAARAVPQNQAEVLQGSGAEAPGDLKGSASYGYGFYGYPGFGYGGGLGYGYPYSFGYGGYGGWGGYYGGYPYYRNWGGLYGGYWY; from the exons atggcaTCACTGAAAATC ATTGTTTTGTTCGTCGCTGCTATCGTCGGTATTGTAAGTGCGGCATCTGCTCCTCTAGCTGCCCGTGCTGTACCACAAAATCAGGCTGAGGTCCTGCAAGGTAGCGGTGCCGAAGCTCCTGGAGACCTCAAAGGATCTGCCTCATACGGTTACGGTTTCTACGGATATCCCGGCTTCGGTTATGGCGGTGGACTTGGCTATGGCTACCCATACAGCTTCGGATATGGAGGATATGGAGGTTGGGGCGGATACTACGGCGGATACCCATACTACAGGAACTGGGGTGGTCTCTATGGTGGCTACTGGTACTAA
- the LOC129804211 gene encoding mucin-2-like, giving the protein MMHFILLLCTVTLSAARPDVSHIINGPSFDYGVPLVGAPNNINEVTSTKYFTSASQNLLARLSKEDHTGYDYPKPTVPFDLPAPSSVSIVQTNLDNNRQYLPPVAENRVSTTTVLPPSTAASYLPPRVAAASTNRPLVATRDYLPPLRPAASAVSPRVVNRDYLPPVTTERRVSTTTYVPPVTSETRVSSTAYLPPSTAETRISTTAFSLPTRPAVIYNRGSTPAANSPIPATVAAEETTGYDYPRPTVNFDLPSPSPSNDVPVVIPTTSREYLPPVAPSVPVPSPSAPPLILIPSSTTQQTVISSTTTDLPPAPEVILPSHTLDEDGYKYRVPDKPFNF; this is encoded by the exons ATGATG CATTTCATCCTGCTGCTCTGTACAGTGACACTCTCAGCAGCTCGTCCCGATGTTTCACACATCATCAATGGGCCTTCCTTTGACTATGGAGTGCCATTAGTTGGAGCACCCAATAACATCAATGAAGTCACATCGACGAAATACTTCACTTCGGCCTCGCAAAATCTTCTAGCAAGGTTGTCTAAAGAAGATCACACGGGATACGACTATCCGAAGCCCACGGTACCCTTTGACCTTCCTGCTCCAAGTTCTGTGTCCATCGTACAAACCAATTTGGACAATAACAGGCAGTATTTGCCGCCTGTGGCTGAGAATCGAGTATCCACCACGACAGTGCTACCCCCATCGACTGCTGCTAGTTACTTGCCACCAAGAGTTGCAGCTGCTTCCACAAACAGGCCCCTAGTAGCTACAAGGGACTACTTGCCACCTCTTCGACCTGCAGCTTCAGCAGTAAGTCCGAGGGTTGTAAACCGGGATTATTTACCACCAGTGACCACAGAAAGGAGAGTTTCAACGACGACTTATGTGCCTCCAGTGACTTCTGAAACGCGAGTCTCCTCAACTGCCTACCTTCCGCCATCCACCGCAGAAACTCGCATTTCCACCACGGCATTTAGTCTACCAACCCGTCCGGCAGTAATTTACAATCGTGGCTCAACACCAGCTGCAAATTCTCCTATTCCTGCCACAGTTGCTGCTGAAGAAACCACTGGATATGACTATCCAAGACCTACAGTTAATTTTGATCTGCCCAGTCCTAGTCCATCCAATGATGTCCCTGTAGTGATACCCACTACTTCAAGGGAATACCTTCCACCTGTAGCCCCTTCAGTTCCTGTACCATCACCCTCAGCTCCACCACTCATTCTCATTCCCAGCAGCACCACCCAACAGACAGTCATCTCCTCCACAACAACTGATCTCCCTCCCGCTCCGGAAGTCATATTACCAAGTCACACCTTGGATGAAGATGGCTACAAGTACCGTGTACCAGATAAGCCATTCAACTTCTAA
- the LOC129804213 gene encoding shematrin-like protein 1 isoform X2 yields the protein MASLKIIVLFVAAIVGIVSAASAPLAARAVPQNQAEVLQGSGAEAPGDLKGSASYGYGFYGYPGFGYGGGLGYGYPYSFGYGGYGGWGGYYGGYPYYRNWGGLYGGY from the exons atggcaTCACTGAAAATC ATTGTTTTGTTCGTCGCTGCTATCGTCGGTATTGTAAGTGCGGCATCTGCTCCTCTAGCTGCCCGTGCTGTACCACAAAATCAGGCTGAGGTCCTGCAAGGTAGCGGTGCCGAAGCTCCTGGAGACCTCAAAGGATCTGCCTCATACGGTTACGGTTTCTACGGATATCCCGGCTTCGGTTATGGCGGTGGACTTGGCTATGGCTACCCATACAGCTTCGGATATGGAGGATATGGAGGTTGGGGCGGATACTACGGCGGATACCCATACTACAGGAACTGGGGTGGTCTCTATGGTGGCTACTG A